The proteins below are encoded in one region of Paracoccus methylovorus:
- a CDS encoding RBBP9/YdeN family alpha/beta hydrolase yields the protein MIKTLLLPGLDGSPAPHWQDWWAKTDMTARIVEQDSWSKPSLDQWLTEIAGAVLTYPGAILVGHSLGAIAAVKLLSQWPQLNVAGALLVAPAETAKCDRIRGFGAIPERALPVPTMVVASRNDPWMSFARAAGLAQAWGSELVNMGHAGHINTAAGFGPWPQGKQLAKALAARSQIIALKDAHLRTTGRIRVAGHMPDPIHRPVRAALSDSHTSTR from the coding sequence ATGATCAAGACCCTTCTTCTTCCGGGACTGGATGGCTCGCCTGCGCCGCATTGGCAGGATTGGTGGGCCAAGACCGATATGACGGCAAGAATCGTCGAACAGGATTCGTGGTCGAAACCATCTCTGGACCAATGGCTGACCGAGATCGCCGGCGCTGTCCTTACCTATCCGGGCGCGATTTTGGTTGGTCATTCGCTGGGCGCAATCGCTGCGGTCAAGCTCCTCAGCCAGTGGCCGCAGCTTAATGTTGCAGGCGCGCTGCTGGTGGCGCCGGCCGAAACGGCGAAATGCGACCGGATCCGCGGCTTTGGCGCAATCCCCGAACGTGCGCTGCCTGTTCCCACGATGGTGGTCGCAAGCCGCAACGATCCGTGGATGTCGTTCGCCCGCGCTGCCGGGCTTGCCCAGGCATGGGGAAGCGAGTTGGTGAACATGGGTCATGCCGGTCATATCAATACCGCCGCAGGTTTCGGACCCTGGCCACAAGGCAAGCAACTCGCCAAGGCGCTTGCCGCACGTTCTCAGATCATTGCGTTGAAAGATGCACATCTCCGGACGACGGGGCGGATACGCGTGGCAGGGCATATGCCTGATCCCATCCATCGACCCGTCCGGGCGGCTCTTTCAGATTCCCATACGAGCACGAGGTGA
- a CDS encoding FAD/NAD(P)-binding protein, protein MSASFSAPTIGPHTVIIGGGASGVLMATHLLSCSEAGQVTIIEKSDLLGCGIAYATDNPDHLLNTRVHNMSAFPKDPDHFRRWLRLSGEAPNATPDCFVGRKTYGRYLGSLMADLGSRRLRCLHDECIRLEPDLNGVTALLKGGKTIHADFAILATGHAVPPHVQDGMRSGWDFTRPRTPDEPVVIIGTGLSMVDHIVSLIGSGHRGPITCLSRRGLLPRAHAAGSALEFDAETIPVGQPVSAVLRWLRAKTREAEAVGGSWRDVVDGIRPFVRAIWQAWPREERRRFLRHSASWWEVHRHRMPPQSAAMMDEARGRGQLEILKARFERIVSSEPVCEIEVVTSTGERRRLSGHVIDCRGIRRDPRTDSAEVILDLIAEGRARIDSLSLGLDTTSQARLIDGRGRAAQRLFAIGPCARGALWEITAIPDIRAQCADLARQLIGSYPGAGVLPVAHSHKRTAEPLRIVHGQAR, encoded by the coding sequence ATGTCGGCAAGCTTTTCTGCCCCAACCATCGGTCCCCATACGGTAATCATTGGCGGTGGGGCCAGCGGCGTCCTGATGGCGACACATCTTTTGTCATGCTCAGAGGCAGGGCAGGTCACGATCATCGAGAAATCAGATCTGCTGGGCTGCGGAATCGCATATGCGACCGACAACCCCGACCATCTGCTGAACACCCGCGTCCATAACATGAGCGCCTTTCCGAAAGACCCCGATCACTTTCGACGTTGGTTGCGGCTTTCGGGGGAAGCTCCGAATGCGACCCCTGACTGTTTTGTCGGCCGCAAGACTTATGGGCGTTATCTGGGCAGCCTGATGGCCGACCTTGGATCGCGGCGGCTGCGTTGCCTGCATGACGAATGCATCCGGCTTGAGCCCGACTTGAATGGCGTGACGGCCTTGCTGAAGGGGGGTAAGACCATCCATGCGGATTTCGCGATCCTCGCCACCGGACATGCGGTCCCTCCGCATGTGCAGGACGGAATGCGTAGCGGCTGGGATTTCACGCGGCCCAGAACGCCGGACGAGCCCGTCGTTATCATCGGCACCGGTCTTTCGATGGTCGATCACATCGTGTCGCTGATCGGATCGGGACATCGCGGGCCAATCACCTGCCTTTCGCGCAGAGGTTTGCTGCCCCGTGCCCATGCGGCGGGTTCGGCGCTGGAGTTCGACGCCGAAACGATCCCGGTCGGACAGCCGGTCAGTGCAGTGCTGAGATGGCTGAGGGCAAAAACCCGCGAGGCAGAAGCGGTTGGGGGAAGCTGGCGCGATGTCGTGGACGGCATACGCCCCTTTGTGCGCGCAATCTGGCAGGCTTGGCCTCGTGAAGAACGCAGGCGCTTTCTGCGCCATTCCGCATCATGGTGGGAGGTCCACCGACACCGCATGCCGCCGCAATCCGCAGCCATGATGGATGAGGCGCGCGGACGCGGCCAGCTTGAGATCTTGAAGGCGCGTTTCGAAAGGATAGTCAGCAGTGAACCTGTCTGCGAGATCGAAGTCGTGACCTCGACCGGAGAGCGCCGCAGGCTAAGTGGCCATGTGATCGACTGTCGCGGGATCCGCCGTGATCCGCGGACCGATAGCGCCGAAGTCATCCTTGATCTGATTGCCGAGGGGCGGGCGCGGATCGATTCACTCAGCCTTGGACTCGATACAACCTCTCAGGCGCGGTTGATCGACGGGCGGGGCAGAGCTGCCCAGCGGCTGTTCGCCATCGGCCCCTGCGCGCGCGGTGCGCTTTGGGAAATTACGGCAATACCCGATATTCGTGCGCAATGCGCCGATCTTGCCCGCCAGTTGATCGGCAGCTACCCGGGGGCGGGGGTGCTCCCCGTCGCGCACAGCCACAAGCGCACAGCAGAACCGTTGCGGATCGTGCATGGTCAAGCAAGATGA
- a CDS encoding Lrp/AsnC family transcriptional regulator translates to MADLDFIDRKIVAELMRDAALPIAQIAEKVGLSQTPCWKRIQKLEAQGVLTRRVALADPVKLGFSILVFVEIEAPNHTQEWREQFIDVVMKMPEVMEVCRMAGRMDYLLRLAVTDMTAFDLFYKRLTDAVPIKNVTSHFSMERIWYSTAYPVDVQNR, encoded by the coding sequence ATGGCGGATCTGGACTTTATCGACCGCAAGATCGTGGCAGAGTTAATGCGCGACGCGGCACTCCCTATCGCGCAGATAGCTGAAAAAGTGGGGCTTTCTCAGACACCATGCTGGAAGCGCATTCAGAAGCTTGAGGCGCAGGGCGTGCTGACCCGTCGTGTTGCGCTTGCCGATCCGGTCAAGCTTGGGTTCAGCATTCTCGTGTTTGTCGAGATCGAGGCGCCGAATCACACGCAGGAATGGCGCGAACAATTCATCGACGTGGTTATGAAGATGCCCGAGGTTATGGAGGTCTGCCGCATGGCCGGGCGCATGGATTACCTGCTGCGCCTGGCGGTGACTGACATGACCGCCTTCGATCTTTTCTACAAGCGGCTGACGGATGCTGTGCCGATCAAGAATGTCACGTCGCATTTCTCCATGGAAAGGATCTGGTACAGCACCGCCTATCCGGTTGACGTGCAAAACCGTTAA
- a CDS encoding PadR family transcriptional regulator, whose amino-acid sequence MRYHHPFKGHDRRFNHDSPPPEHSHPHHGAHRGHHRGGGRSRRLFDYGEIRLLVLAMIAGRPRHGYEIIKEITDRFDGRYSPSPGVIYPTLSWLEDMGYITIEAGEGGRKLSRLTSEGAAFLEANRKATDELLARKPPERKSDDVGAAMDRLKSALRAQIGRAEAAPEEAARIAAILTEAADRIAAGTTQEVGND is encoded by the coding sequence ATGAGATATCACCATCCCTTCAAGGGCCACGACCGCCGTTTCAACCACGACAGTCCCCCGCCCGAACATTCCCATCCGCACCATGGCGCCCATCGTGGCCACCATCGGGGTGGCGGGCGGAGTCGGCGATTGTTCGATTATGGCGAAATCCGGCTGCTGGTCCTTGCCATGATCGCCGGGCGTCCGCGTCACGGCTATGAGATCATCAAGGAAATCACCGACCGTTTCGACGGCCGCTACTCCCCCAGCCCCGGCGTGATCTATCCCACCCTGTCGTGGCTGGAGGACATGGGCTATATCACCATCGAAGCCGGAGAGGGTGGCCGTAAACTGTCCAGGCTGACATCCGAGGGCGCGGCCTTTCTTGAAGCCAATCGCAAGGCGACCGATGAACTGCTGGCCCGCAAGCCGCCGGAGCGGAAATCCGATGACGTCGGTGCAGCGATGGACCGTCTGAAGTCGGCGCTCAGGGCGCAGATCGGGCGGGCGGAAGCAGCGCCGGAAGAGGCTGCGCGTATAGCGGCCATCCTGACCGAAGCCGCCGACCGCATTGCCGCAGGCACAACGCAGGAGGTCGGAAATGACTGA
- a CDS encoding siderophore-interacting protein, whose protein sequence is MTDSEAIITRHRHEVKRRMLTVREVTSLTPHMLRIVLEGDNLADFVSLGFDDHIKLLFPGSDDKPTMREYTPRAFDTTAGTLTLDFALHEAGPATAWAAGAKPGDRLEIAGPRGSAVIRPDFDWWLLIGDETALPAIARKLEELPAGAQAITLGVVPETADQQDFASAARLDTHWVLRPESAADDARPVLNAVQGLTLPEGRGFVWIAAEAKVARALRDHFQQERGHPRQWIKAAGYWTRGIADGADKALE, encoded by the coding sequence ATGACTGACAGTGAAGCGATCATCACCCGCCACCGCCACGAGGTGAAGCGCCGCATGTTGACGGTGCGTGAGGTAACATCGCTGACCCCGCATATGCTGCGCATCGTGTTGGAGGGCGACAATCTGGCCGATTTCGTCAGCCTCGGTTTCGACGATCACATCAAGCTGCTTTTTCCCGGCAGTGACGACAAACCCACGATGCGCGAATATACCCCGCGCGCATTCGACACCACGGCTGGGACTTTGACGTTGGACTTTGCTTTGCATGAGGCGGGACCGGCAACGGCTTGGGCCGCCGGGGCGAAGCCCGGCGACCGGTTGGAGATCGCGGGGCCGCGCGGCTCTGCCGTGATCCGTCCGGATTTCGACTGGTGGCTGTTGATCGGCGACGAGACCGCCTTGCCTGCCATCGCCCGCAAGCTTGAGGAATTGCCCGCCGGCGCGCAGGCCATCACCCTTGGCGTGGTGCCCGAAACGGCGGACCAGCAGGATTTTGCATCTGCGGCCCGCCTCGACACGCATTGGGTTCTGCGTCCGGAAAGTGCTGCCGATGATGCGCGGCCCGTGCTCAATGCGGTTCAGGGGCTGACCCTGCCCGAAGGGCGCGGCTTTGTCTGGATCGCCGCCGAAGCGAAAGTGGCCCGCGCGCTTCGCGACCATTTTCAGCAGGAACGAGGGCATCCCCGGCAGTGGATCAAAGCCGCAGGATACTGGACCAGAGGCATTGCCGATGGCGCCGACAAGGCACTGGAATGA
- a CDS encoding LacI family DNA-binding transcriptional regulator, which translates to MRMMTHTGRARGWKGPSLKEIAQLSGLGTATVDRVLNNRAGVREKTRLRVLAALEKLSHDTAPGERMFDLRLFCESGATFNATMEQAAEAVNRSLPGVRIRGTYIPTSQVDPSTFARQMEQEGSEADGVLVVAREHPATNSAIRKLCAAGVPVVCLTSDLPSSRRSAYIGNDQYAAGSVAALLIGSRLPRERNKILIVMSVPFRSQQEREMGFRRVLRADFPHLRIEERVVANDDADSTGEQLTRHFETHGVPRAIYNVAGANRGVAWALEAVGSERDTIFVGHELTQHSRNLLESGIMDFVISHDFVSELIQAAQWIRSTKEGATAHPSTSQILVHTKYNCGL; encoded by the coding sequence ATGAGGATGATGACACACACCGGACGGGCCCGGGGCTGGAAAGGCCCCTCACTTAAGGAAATTGCACAACTGTCGGGATTGGGGACCGCGACGGTGGACCGGGTCCTGAACAACCGTGCCGGCGTTCGGGAAAAGACCCGGCTGCGCGTGCTGGCCGCCCTTGAAAAACTGTCGCATGACACGGCGCCGGGCGAGCGGATGTTCGACCTTCGGCTGTTTTGCGAATCCGGTGCGACTTTCAATGCCACCATGGAGCAAGCGGCCGAAGCGGTGAACCGCAGCCTGCCGGGCGTGCGCATCCGGGGAACCTATATCCCCACCTCGCAGGTCGATCCATCAACCTTTGCCCGTCAAATGGAACAGGAAGGCAGTGAAGCCGACGGTGTCCTGGTCGTCGCGCGCGAGCATCCAGCCACCAACAGCGCCATCCGCAAGCTTTGCGCCGCCGGCGTGCCCGTTGTCTGCCTGACCAGCGACCTGCCCAGTTCCCGGCGCAGCGCCTATATCGGCAACGACCAATACGCGGCGGGAAGCGTGGCCGCGCTGCTGATCGGCAGCCGTCTTCCGCGCGAACGCAACAAGATCCTGATCGTGATGAGCGTTCCGTTTCGCAGCCAGCAGGAACGCGAGATGGGTTTCCGCCGCGTGCTTCGCGCGGATTTCCCCCATCTGCGCATCGAGGAACGCGTAGTCGCCAATGACGATGCCGACAGCACGGGCGAGCAACTGACCCGCCATTTCGAAACCCATGGCGTGCCAAGGGCAATCTATAATGTCGCGGGGGCCAATCGGGGCGTCGCCTGGGCGCTGGAAGCCGTCGGAAGCGAACGCGATACCATCTTTGTCGGCCATGAACTGACTCAGCATTCACGCAACCTGCTCGAGTCCGGGATCATGGATTTCGTCATTTCCCACGACTTCGTCTCGGAGCTGATCCAAGCCGCGCAATGGATCCGCAGCACAAAGGAGGGTGCGACCGCGCACCCCTCCACTTCGCAGATCCTTGTGCATACCAAATACAATTGCGGGCTTTGA
- a CDS encoding substrate-binding domain-containing protein, which produces MMLKSRILAATALVAMALPGLSIAQDGEKLRFVVVSHIGSNDPNMNWLTMAMDEFEKKYPDVDAEYISTNNYSVQEHVRLLEQAIATRPDGIAVPIVSPDAFEGPLRRAIESGIPVVAFNIPDGRPTEDRIPYLTYVGGDEFLTGKRLGEYALEQVEAGAIPAPTGVVCASHDSAHEGLKQRCAGMREVMEGAGAKFEELFIGAEPATARNTLQSFLSANTDTNYIFTVAGWSSPWAWGVANDMGLKPDVDNEGITVLTVDEGPVSIEGVRNNHILATNSQGFWLQGYAPLEWLYWNTKFGYAPQQDILTGPIVINKDNAENWAELVRNVFGEEAYNQQNTW; this is translated from the coding sequence ATGATGCTTAAAAGCAGGATTCTGGCTGCGACTGCGCTTGTGGCCATGGCCCTTCCGGGGCTTTCCATCGCACAGGATGGCGAAAAGCTGCGTTTCGTTGTCGTGTCGCATATCGGCTCGAACGATCCCAACATGAACTGGCTGACCATGGCCATGGACGAGTTCGAGAAGAAATATCCCGACGTGGATGCCGAATATATCTCGACCAACAACTACTCGGTTCAGGAACATGTCCGGCTGCTGGAGCAGGCCATTGCGACGCGGCCCGATGGCATTGCCGTGCCGATCGTCAGCCCCGATGCGTTCGAGGGACCGCTGCGTCGCGCGATCGAATCCGGCATTCCGGTCGTTGCGTTCAACATCCCCGACGGTCGCCCGACGGAAGACCGGATCCCCTACCTGACCTATGTGGGTGGCGATGAGTTCCTGACCGGCAAGAGGTTGGGTGAATATGCCCTGGAACAAGTCGAGGCGGGTGCCATTCCGGCCCCGACCGGCGTGGTTTGCGCCAGCCACGACTCTGCCCACGAAGGGCTGAAGCAACGTTGTGCCGGCATGCGCGAAGTGATGGAAGGCGCGGGCGCCAAGTTCGAGGAACTGTTCATCGGCGCCGAGCCTGCCACCGCGCGCAACACGCTTCAATCGTTCCTGAGTGCCAACACCGACACCAACTACATCTTCACCGTGGCCGGCTGGTCGTCACCCTGGGCCTGGGGCGTGGCGAACGACATGGGGCTGAAACCCGATGTCGATAACGAAGGCATCACGGTTCTGACCGTGGACGAGGGGCCGGTTTCCATCGAAGGCGTACGCAACAACCACATTCTGGCCACCAACAGCCAGGGTTTCTGGTTGCAGGGCTATGCGCCGTTGGAATGGCTCTACTGGAACACCAAGTTCGGCTACGCACCTCAGCAGGACATCCTGACCGGACCGATCGTCATCAACAAGGACAATGCCGAAAACTGGGCCGAACTGGTCCGCAATGTCTTTGGTGAAGAGGCCTATAACCAGCAGAACACCTGGTAA
- a CDS encoding ABC transporter permease: MNNLVRGQSFGAVIGVALMLVVFSLIDFSGWWRSSTLSNVVHFTAILGLVAMGQALVIMTKEIDLSVGSVYGLTGVAFITLEPKLGVPGSVLAALAIAATVGLLQGLLVVKGKLPSMIVTLGGLFTARGLIYVWTGGTVQNFSEAARGNWFTRLLGGEWFGVEAAIFWMIGLCIALNVMLWGTRFGNQLLATGGSFDSAESRGVRTGRVKVVTFMLCSLLAGFAGILTLADKPQSHVTLGELMELEAIAAAVIGGCLLSGGRGSLVGAVLGAFIITSFRYELIALGAPSSWFITFVGVVLIVAVIFNQNLARRAGHSV; the protein is encoded by the coding sequence ATGAATAACCTTGTCCGAGGCCAAAGCTTTGGCGCCGTGATCGGCGTCGCCCTGATGCTTGTGGTCTTCAGCCTGATCGACTTTTCAGGCTGGTGGCGCAGCTCGACGCTGTCCAACGTCGTCCACTTCACTGCGATCCTTGGCCTGGTGGCCATGGGACAGGCGCTGGTCATCATGACCAAGGAGATCGACCTTTCAGTAGGCTCGGTCTACGGCCTAACCGGCGTGGCCTTTATCACTCTGGAGCCGAAACTGGGTGTGCCCGGTTCGGTGCTGGCGGCACTGGCTATCGCGGCGACCGTGGGGCTGTTGCAGGGCCTGCTGGTGGTCAAGGGCAAGCTTCCATCGATGATCGTCACGCTGGGTGGCCTGTTTACCGCGCGCGGGCTGATCTATGTCTGGACCGGCGGCACAGTGCAGAATTTTTCCGAAGCGGCGCGCGGCAACTGGTTCACACGGCTTCTGGGCGGTGAATGGTTCGGGGTCGAAGCCGCGATCTTCTGGATGATCGGGCTGTGTATCGCGCTGAATGTGATGCTTTGGGGCACGCGCTTTGGCAACCAGTTGCTGGCGACCGGTGGCAGTTTCGACAGCGCGGAATCGCGTGGGGTGCGGACGGGCCGCGTGAAGGTCGTGACCTTCATGCTGTGTTCGCTGCTGGCCGGGTTCGCAGGCATACTTACCCTTGCCGACAAGCCCCAAAGCCATGTGACCCTGGGCGAGTTGATGGAGCTGGAGGCTATCGCCGCGGCTGTGATCGGCGGCTGTCTTTTGTCCGGCGGGCGCGGCTCGTTGGTGGGCGCGGTGCTTGGCGCCTTTATCATCACCAGTTTCCGCTACGAATTGATCGCGCTTGGCGCGCCGTCGTCATGGTTCATCACCTTCGTCGGCGTCGTCCTGATCGTTGCCGTGATCTTTAACCAGAACCTCGCCCGCCGTGCCGGGCATAGCGTCTGA
- a CDS encoding ATP-binding cassette domain-containing protein, whose translation MASTTPLIQVKNLQLYFGAFHALKNVSVDFNAGELIGLVGDNGAGKTTLIRVLCGIHKPTSGEVWFDGKRVEKFHPKLAIDQGMETIQQSVGLCDNLSIARNFYLGREPVRRIMGIPILDFKKMRDMSSKVIREFGLRDNVSADDEVERLSGGERQSVKIGRAVEFKNRVVIMDEPTNHLSVREREHVNELAVALKEQGLLVIYITHDIFQVHKLADRIVIMENGEKIEDALTSAMSADALEEIIRQGGRKVEKRGAV comes from the coding sequence ATGGCCAGCACCACCCCTTTGATTCAGGTAAAGAACCTGCAACTCTATTTCGGCGCTTTCCACGCGCTGAAGAATGTCTCGGTCGATTTCAACGCCGGCGAGCTCATCGGTCTTGTGGGCGATAACGGCGCGGGCAAGACCACGCTGATCCGCGTGCTTTGCGGGATCCACAAGCCGACCTCGGGCGAGGTGTGGTTCGACGGCAAGCGGGTTGAAAAGTTCCATCCGAAACTGGCCATCGATCAGGGTATGGAGACGATCCAGCAATCGGTCGGCCTGTGCGACAACCTGTCGATCGCGCGCAACTTCTATCTGGGGCGCGAGCCGGTCCGGCGGATCATGGGCATTCCGATCCTGGATTTCAAAAAGATGCGCGACATGTCCTCCAAGGTGATCCGCGAATTCGGCCTGCGCGACAATGTTTCGGCCGATGACGAAGTCGAGCGCCTGTCGGGCGGCGAGCGCCAATCCGTCAAGATCGGCCGCGCCGTCGAATTCAAGAACCGCGTCGTCATCATGGACGAGCCCACCAACCACCTTTCGGTACGCGAGCGGGAGCATGTGAACGAACTGGCCGTTGCGCTGAAGGAACAGGGCCTGTTGGTGATCTATATCACCCATGACATCTTTCAGGTTCACAAGCTGGCCGACCGGATCGTCATCATGGAAAACGGCGAGAAGATCGAGGACGCCCTGACCAGCGCCATGTCTGCCGACGCATTGGAAGAGATCATTCGCCAAGGTGGCCGCAAGGTCGAAAAGCGGGGGGCGGTCTGA
- a CDS encoding ABC transporter permease, producing MAVAGFKRIIRQHTEIGIFLIALLLVIFFASSSDGRWANLYNIATIVQVTATLGLMTLGVALVIGTGEIDISVGSTFGMGALVYLWLAMRIDPALAMLVSVAVGAAIGAFNGFLITRTNTPSLIITLGTLMIFRGIAIALTDGFSFSIPYAQRNGFTYWLFGGGDIMGFNTALIWLIVALVVLVIVLRATRFGNHLLAVGGSAASAHSRGVRVDRVKFTAFLLCGLLAGFAGSLEAGKLGFADGSMGRLMELQAIASCVLGGCLLAGGRVSLPGALMGAFVLSSIQSYLVVMGVRPQWFLLLLGVIVIAAALGDRGLRQWAIKR from the coding sequence ATGGCCGTTGCGGGTTTCAAGCGTATTATCCGGCAACACACCGAGATAGGCATCTTCCTGATCGCGCTGTTGCTGGTCATCTTTTTTGCCAGCAGTTCGGACGGCCGCTGGGCCAACCTCTATAACATCGCCACGATCGTGCAGGTCACGGCCACGTTGGGGCTGATGACGCTGGGTGTGGCGCTGGTGATCGGAACGGGCGAGATCGACATTTCCGTGGGCTCGACCTTTGGCATGGGCGCGCTTGTCTATCTGTGGCTGGCGATGCGAATAGATCCGGCGCTGGCGATGCTGGTCTCGGTCGCGGTCGGGGCGGCAATCGGGGCGTTCAACGGTTTCCTGATCACCCGGACCAACACACCCTCGCTGATCATCACGCTGGGCACGCTGATGATCTTTCGCGGCATTGCGATTGCCCTGACCGACGGGTTTTCGTTTTCCATTCCTTATGCGCAACGCAACGGCTTTACCTATTGGCTGTTTGGCGGCGGCGATATCATGGGCTTCAATACCGCGCTGATCTGGCTGATCGTGGCGCTGGTGGTTCTTGTGATCGTGCTGCGCGCCACCCGCTTCGGCAATCATCTGCTGGCGGTCGGTGGCTCGGCGGCCAGTGCCCACTCACGCGGCGTACGAGTGGACCGGGTCAAGTTCACCGCCTTTCTGCTGTGCGGCTTGCTGGCCGGTTTTGCCGGCTCGCTGGAGGCAGGCAAGCTTGGTTTTGCCGACGGCTCGATGGGGCGGCTGATGGAGTTGCAGGCCATCGCCTCTTGCGTGCTGGGCGGCTGTCTGCTGGCGGGTGGGCGCGTCTCGTTGCCTGGGGCGCTGATGGGGGCGTTCGTTCTGTCCTCGATCCAGTCTTATCTCGTGGTCATGGGGGTGCGTCCGCAATGGTTCCTCCTGCTTCTGGGCGTGATCGTTATCGCCGCAGCGCTTGGCGACCGAGGCCTGCGCCAATGGGCCATCAAGCGATAG
- a CDS encoding Gfo/Idh/MocA family oxidoreductase, protein MSVRIGLVGAGIMGADHARIVAEELPGAVLQVICDASPDRAQALAEAWGAADAVTDPAALVLRQDVDAVIVASPDFTHAPLSMACIAAGKPVLCEKPLSPESNDCLRVIEAETASGRQWVQVGFMRRYDQSYAEMKAALASGVLGRAVMMHNFHRNVENPVAGFTADMAITNSAPHEFDVARHVLDTDYSTVTAFTPKDAGGKVGPVVMVLETAGGQLVTIEINNNAAYGYDVRGELVGEKGAISLNAPLHTRLDLGLQQVTTYAADWRPRFGEAYRRQDRAFVDFVQTGRFPEDAASAWDGYAASVVAEAGVRSLREGGRAPVAMIDQPALYASNGKA, encoded by the coding sequence ATGTCTGTCAGAATAGGTCTTGTCGGTGCAGGGATCATGGGTGCGGATCATGCCCGGATCGTGGCCGAGGAACTGCCCGGCGCGGTGTTGCAGGTGATCTGCGACGCGTCGCCGGATCGGGCGCAGGCTCTGGCCGAAGCCTGGGGCGCCGCGGATGCGGTAACTGATCCCGCTGCACTGGTGCTGCGGCAGGATGTGGATGCGGTGATCGTGGCCAGTCCCGATTTCACCCATGCCCCGCTGTCCATGGCCTGCATTGCAGCCGGCAAGCCGGTGCTTTGCGAAAAGCCGTTGTCGCCAGAATCCAACGACTGCCTTCGGGTGATTGAGGCCGAGACGGCTTCGGGCCGGCAATGGGTGCAGGTGGGGTTCATGCGCCGCTATGACCAGTCCTATGCCGAGATGAAGGCGGCGTTGGCCTCGGGCGTGTTGGGGCGCGCGGTGATGATGCACAACTTCCACCGCAACGTCGAAAACCCCGTCGCCGGTTTCACTGCCGATATGGCCATCACCAACTCTGCCCCGCACGAGTTCGACGTGGCGCGCCATGTTTTGGATACCGACTACAGCACCGTCACGGCCTTCACCCCAAAGGATGCGGGCGGCAAGGTCGGCCCCGTCGTCATGGTGCTGGAGACGGCGGGCGGCCAGCTTGTGACCATCGAGATCAACAACAACGCCGCCTATGGCTATGACGTGCGCGGTGAACTTGTGGGTGAAAAGGGCGCGATCTCGTTGAACGCGCCTTTGCATACGCGGCTGGATCTGGGCTTGCAGCAGGTGACGACATATGCCGCCGACTGGCGCCCTCGCTTTGGCGAGGCTTATCGCCGGCAGGATCGCGCCTTTGTCGATTTCGTACAGACCGGCCGTTTCCCCGAGGATGCCGCCAGCGCATGGGATGGCTATGCCGCCTCAGTCGTGGCCGAGGCTGGGGTGCGATCCCTGCGTGAAGGGGGCCGGGCCCCGGTCGCCATGATAGATCAACCGGCACTCTATGCCAGCAATGGGAAAGCGTGA